A window of Rufibacter sp. LB8 contains these coding sequences:
- a CDS encoding phosphopantothenoylcysteine decarboxylase, which yields MFNGKHVLITAGPTYEPLDPVRFIGNHSTGKMGFALAQSLAEQGAQVQLVAGPTALKLEHPNVQVTAVMTADEMFAACQQFAAQADLWIFAAAVADYKPKDTATSKIKKNDATFTIELVKNVDIAATLGKTKKAGQFAVGFALETDQELENAKGKLLKKNLNMVVLNSLRDAGAGFKHDTNKITIVTHKAVEVFDLKPKAAVAQDILESIKTEWACTQD from the coding sequence TTGTTTAACGGCAAACACGTTCTCATCACGGCCGGGCCCACGTATGAACCATTGGACCCTGTGCGGTTTATTGGCAACCACAGCACCGGTAAAATGGGCTTCGCGCTGGCGCAATCTTTGGCTGAGCAGGGAGCGCAGGTGCAACTGGTGGCAGGGCCCACGGCCTTAAAACTGGAGCACCCCAACGTACAGGTCACCGCCGTGATGACCGCCGATGAGATGTTTGCCGCCTGCCAGCAGTTTGCCGCGCAGGCTGACCTCTGGATCTTCGCCGCCGCCGTGGCCGACTACAAACCCAAAGACACCGCCACCTCCAAAATAAAAAAAAACGATGCCACCTTTACCATTGAGCTGGTGAAGAACGTTGATATAGCAGCTACCCTGGGCAAAACCAAAAAGGCGGGGCAGTTTGCCGTAGGCTTCGCGCTGGAAACCGACCAGGAACTGGAGAACGCCAAAGGCAAACTGCTCAAGAAAAACCTGAACATGGTAGTGCTTAACTCCTTGAGAGACGCCGGCGCCGGGTTCAAGCATGACACCAACAAAATTACCATTGTCACCCACAAGGCGGTAGAAGTTTTTGACCTTAAACCCAAGGCGGCGGTGGCGCAGGATATTCTGGAATCTATAAAAACTGAATGGGCATGTACGCAAGATTGA
- a CDS encoding OstA-like protein translates to MNTTKVVLVSLLFLFSLTVSFGQSGQPVDVSANSLQAGTYNGEEVRRLIGNVVMRQGTTTVTSDSAYQYAKDRNRMEVFGNVHITQEGLDATSQTGSYDGTRRVANLRGNVVLRDQGMTLTTPSVDYDLDAKRAYYTQAGNIVGPDYTIKSQFGTYTSTDKVLSFRKNVVYNGQNAEVVSDTMAYNTITKVVEFFGPTTIKSPDGILFANRGTYNTVTRESNFRGNASIKTPDYLIKGETLTYDKLKEYYTASNKVSMTSIKENTVITGQTALYWRADGRSKVYGSPVMRSISEKDTMYLSADTLYSVENKDKAKKGTLYAYRDVRIFKSDLQGLCDSLTYNMADSVIYMSRNPRLWANKNQMTSDSVQLHLRNKTMDRMLMYGNAFAISQDTLLNFNQVKGRRITAYFNEGKMRRIDVNGNGESLYFALQGDTTTMGMNRAFCSDMRMLFEQGQVKSITFLTEPDAKLVPPHELEEPEKRLKGFMWRAEEKPTLSFVLASRLPKPAEPKKAPAKPPVKSKKPAVPKKKEARG, encoded by the coding sequence ATGAATACCACAAAGGTAGTTTTAGTATCTCTTTTATTTTTATTTTCTCTCACCGTCAGTTTCGGGCAGAGCGGGCAACCGGTAGACGTGTCGGCCAACAGCCTGCAGGCCGGCACCTACAACGGCGAGGAAGTGCGTAGACTGATTGGCAACGTGGTCATGCGCCAGGGCACCACTACCGTCACCTCAGACTCGGCCTACCAATACGCCAAAGACCGAAACCGCATGGAAGTGTTCGGGAATGTGCACATCACCCAGGAAGGCCTGGACGCCACCAGCCAAACCGGCAGCTATGACGGCACCCGCCGTGTGGCCAACCTGCGCGGCAACGTGGTGCTGCGGGACCAGGGCATGACTTTGACCACGCCCTCAGTGGACTATGACCTGGATGCCAAGCGCGCCTATTACACCCAGGCTGGGAACATTGTAGGGCCAGATTACACCATCAAAAGCCAGTTCGGGACCTATACGTCTACAGACAAAGTGCTTTCGTTCCGGAAAAATGTAGTCTATAACGGGCAGAACGCTGAAGTGGTCTCTGATACCATGGCGTACAACACCATCACCAAAGTGGTGGAGTTCTTCGGGCCTACTACCATTAAGTCTCCGGACGGTATCTTGTTTGCTAATCGGGGCACCTACAACACGGTCACCCGCGAGTCCAACTTCAGGGGGAACGCCAGCATCAAAACCCCAGATTATTTGATCAAAGGCGAAACCCTGACTTATGACAAGCTGAAGGAATACTACACGGCCTCCAATAAAGTGAGCATGACCTCTATCAAAGAAAACACGGTCATTACCGGGCAAACCGCACTGTATTGGCGCGCCGACGGACGGTCAAAAGTGTACGGAAGTCCGGTCATGCGCAGCATCTCAGAGAAAGACACCATGTACCTCTCGGCAGACACCTTGTATTCCGTGGAAAACAAAGACAAGGCCAAGAAAGGCACCCTGTACGCGTACCGCGATGTGCGTATTTTCAAGTCTGACCTGCAGGGCCTCTGTGATTCCCTGACCTACAACATGGCCGATTCTGTGATCTACATGAGCCGCAACCCCCGCCTGTGGGCCAACAAAAACCAGATGACCTCAGACAGCGTGCAACTCCACCTCCGCAACAAGACCATGGACCGCATGCTCATGTACGGCAACGCCTTCGCTATCTCGCAAGACACGCTTTTGAATTTCAACCAGGTCAAAGGTCGGCGCATTACGGCTTATTTCAACGAGGGCAAGATGCGGCGCATAGACGTAAACGGCAACGGCGAGAGTTTGTACTTCGCCTTGCAGGGCGATACCACCACCATGGGTATGAACCGGGCGTTTTGCAGTGACATGCGCATGCTGTTTGAGCAAGGCCAGGTCAAGAGCATCACGTTTTTGACAGAGCCAGACGCCAAACTGGTACCGCCACATGAACTGGAAGAGCCTGAGAAACGGCTGAAAGGCTTTATGTGGCGCGCCGAGGAAAAGCCCACCTTGTCGTTTGTGTTGGCCAGCCGCCTGCCCAAACCCGCAGAACCAAAGAAAGCCCCAGCCAAACCTCCGGTGAAAAGCAAGAAACCAGCGGTGCCTAAAAAGAAGGAAGCCCGGGGATAG
- a CDS encoding cupin domain-containing protein, with protein MSEKRYFLQNAPFRVPTTDGKLIEEHFGLASTKTQALSVAHMVAPPHWSEPHQTPEFDEVTIVLRGKKQIEIDGETLVLSAGQTLLIKAGARIQYANPFDEEVEYWSICVPAFDINTVNREDD; from the coding sequence ATGTCTGAGAAACGATATTTCCTGCAGAATGCCCCGTTCAGGGTGCCCACCACAGACGGAAAGCTGATTGAAGAGCACTTCGGGCTGGCCAGCACCAAAACACAGGCCTTGAGCGTGGCCCACATGGTGGCACCGCCGCATTGGTCAGAGCCGCACCAAACCCCCGAGTTTGACGAGGTAACCATTGTGCTCCGCGGCAAAAAACAGATTGAAATTGACGGCGAAACCCTGGTACTCTCTGCCGGACAGACTTTGCTCATCAAAGCCGGTGCCCGCATTCAATACGCCAACCCCTTTGACGAGGAAGTGGAATACTGGTCCATCTGCGTACCGGCCTTCGACATCAACACTGTGAACCGTGAAGACGACTAA
- a CDS encoding outer membrane protein assembly factor BamD produces the protein MTKRILSLLPFLLTVILLSGCSNYSKILKSDDVDKKYAAALSYYEEKEWEKAGALLEDLMPLLKGRSEYERANFLYAYTKYQQGFYLESSFHFNAFGQTFPRSQYAEEAAFMNARSLSYESPESYLDQQSTIQAMAALQEFMRRYPKSKYMEEANKTYEELARKVEVKSFENAKLNYKLTSYDPQYFRAAVIAMDNFRKNYPSSEFIEEAMYLKIDAQYNYAKISVEEKQAERYQEVITYYQNFVDAYPKSKFLRTAEGLYESTRQSLEKLKKNQTATAAPKQ, from the coding sequence ATGACCAAACGCATTCTTTCCCTTTTGCCCTTTTTGCTCACAGTTATCCTGCTGAGCGGTTGCAGCAATTACAGTAAAATCTTGAAGAGCGACGACGTAGACAAGAAATACGCCGCCGCCCTGTCTTATTATGAAGAGAAGGAATGGGAGAAAGCCGGCGCTTTGCTGGAAGACCTCATGCCGCTCTTAAAAGGCCGCAGCGAGTATGAGCGCGCCAATTTTCTGTACGCCTACACCAAATACCAGCAAGGTTTTTACCTGGAGAGCTCATTCCATTTCAACGCGTTTGGGCAAACCTTCCCCAGAAGCCAGTACGCCGAGGAAGCCGCGTTCATGAATGCCCGGTCTTTAAGCTATGAGTCGCCGGAGTCTTACCTTGACCAGCAGAGCACCATCCAGGCCATGGCCGCCCTGCAGGAGTTCATGCGCCGCTACCCCAAGAGTAAGTACATGGAGGAGGCCAACAAAACGTATGAGGAACTGGCCCGCAAGGTAGAGGTGAAGTCTTTTGAGAACGCCAAACTCAACTACAAACTCACCAGCTATGACCCGCAGTACTTTAGGGCGGCGGTGATTGCCATGGACAACTTCCGGAAGAACTACCCGTCTTCTGAGTTCATTGAAGAGGCCATGTACCTCAAGATTGACGCCCAGTACAACTACGCCAAAATAAGCGTGGAGGAAAAACAGGCCGAGCGCTACCAGGAAGTGATCACGTACTACCAGAACTTTGTAGATGCGTACCCAAAAAGCAAGTTCCTGCGTACGGCAGAAGGCTTGTATGAGTCTACCCGCCAGTCGCTGGAGAAATTGAAAAAGAACCAGACGGCCACGGCCGCCCCAAAACAATAA
- the lysS gene encoding lysine--tRNA ligase — translation MHLSEQELRRRHEREELQKMGINPYPSELFDVTATALDIKENYSPDANNYQEVSLAGRLMSRRVMGKASFAELMDSSGRIQIYVSRDDIAPGENKDLYNTVFKKMLDIGDFIGVKGYVFKTQVGETSVHVTELTLLAKSLKPLPIVKREVDENGVEHVYDAFTDPELRYRQRYVDLVVNPHVKEAFIKRTKLVNTMREYLNERGYLEVETPILQPLYGGAAARPFKTHHNTLDMTLYLRIANELYLKRLIVGGFDGVYEFSKDFRNEGMSRFHNPEFTQVELYVAYKDYYWMMDLVEEMVEKVALALHGTTEVQVGENIINFARPWKRFTMFEAIQHFTGIDISEMDEAQLRETAASLNIKLDPNIGKGKIIDEIFGEKCEAQLIQPTFITDYPVEMSPLAKKHRSKEGLVERFEAICNGKEICNAFSELNDPIDQRARFEEQLELGKRGDTEAMVLDEDFLRALEYGMPPTAGLGIGIDRLSMIMTNSHSIQDVLFFPQMKPENNS, via the coding sequence ATGCATTTAAGCGAACAGGAACTACGCCGCCGCCATGAGCGCGAAGAGCTCCAGAAAATGGGCATCAACCCCTACCCTTCTGAACTTTTTGACGTGACCGCCACGGCCTTAGACATAAAAGAAAACTACAGCCCAGACGCCAACAATTACCAGGAAGTAAGCCTGGCCGGCCGCCTGATGAGCCGCCGCGTGATGGGCAAAGCCTCGTTTGCGGAGCTCATGGACAGCTCCGGCCGCATCCAGATCTATGTGAGCCGCGATGACATCGCCCCGGGCGAAAACAAGGACCTTTACAACACCGTGTTCAAGAAAATGCTGGACATTGGCGACTTCATTGGCGTGAAAGGCTACGTGTTCAAAACCCAGGTTGGCGAAACCTCGGTACACGTGACAGAACTGACCTTGCTGGCCAAATCCCTGAAACCGCTGCCTATTGTAAAGCGCGAAGTAGACGAAAACGGCGTGGAGCACGTGTATGACGCGTTCACCGACCCAGAATTGCGCTACCGTCAGCGGTACGTGGACTTGGTGGTGAACCCGCACGTGAAAGAGGCCTTTATCAAGCGTACCAAGCTGGTGAACACCATGCGCGAGTATCTAAACGAACGTGGTTATTTAGAGGTGGAAACGCCTATTTTGCAGCCTTTGTACGGCGGAGCCGCAGCGCGTCCGTTCAAGACGCACCACAACACGCTGGACATGACCTTGTACCTGCGCATCGCCAATGAGTTGTACCTCAAGCGGTTAATTGTAGGTGGTTTTGACGGGGTGTACGAGTTCTCCAAAGACTTCAGGAACGAAGGCATGAGCCGCTTCCACAACCCGGAGTTCACCCAAGTGGAGCTGTACGTAGCCTACAAAGACTACTACTGGATGATGGACTTGGTAGAGGAGATGGTGGAGAAAGTAGCCTTGGCATTGCACGGAACTACGGAAGTGCAGGTAGGCGAAAACATCATCAACTTCGCGCGGCCTTGGAAGCGTTTCACCATGTTTGAGGCCATTCAGCATTTTACCGGCATTGACATCTCTGAGATGGACGAAGCCCAACTGCGTGAAACCGCCGCCAGCCTCAATATCAAGCTTGACCCCAACATTGGCAAAGGCAAGATCATTGACGAGATCTTCGGGGAGAAGTGTGAGGCGCAGCTGATTCAGCCTACGTTTATCACTGACTACCCTGTAGAAATGAGCCCGCTGGCCAAGAAACACCGCAGCAAAGAAGGTTTGGTGGAGCGCTTTGAAGCCATCTGCAACGGCAAGGAAATCTGCAACGCCTTCTCTGAGCTCAACGACCCCATTGACCAGCGCGCCCGCTTTGAAGAACAGCTGGAACTAGGCAAACGCGGCGACACCGAGGCCATGGTGCTAGACGAAGATTTCCTGCGTGCCCTGGAATACGGCATGCCGCCAACCGCCGGTTTGGGCATTGGCATTGACCGCCTGAGCATGATCATGACCAACTCGCACTCCATTCAAGACGTGCTGTTCTTCCCACAGATGAAACCAGAGAACAACTCTTAA
- the recN gene encoding DNA repair protein RecN — MLVDLKIKNYALIEKLELQPSPLLNIITGETGAGKSIMLGAIGLLLGNRADSKLLFNQAEKCVIEGSFNISEYQLQGFFEEEDLDFEPVSLLRREISPSGKSRAFINDTPVTLDTLRKIGEHLMDVHSQHDTLLLGDQGYQLNILDLFAQNESLKARYQSSYRTYKKLDRENQDLQNQLAQSQKELDYHTFLLNELTEANLQPEEQETNEQELKQLEHAEEIKLKLSQALQYLSESEYNAASAMKDAGHLVNQLTEFGDNFQTLKARLDSCFIELSDIAGELEDAERKTEADPQRAEQLQERLDLIYTLQRKHQVKTIDELLAIQADLEQKVGSVLNLDMAIEKNKKALAAALQEVEDFATQLSQSRTQVFPVFETELHSLLSELGMPNARVVIDHKTAAPSPTGIDVVNILFSANKGAAPQTLSKAASGGEFSRLMLCVKYLLADKTALPTIIFDEIDTGISGEIAVKVGRMMQQMAKKHQLICISHLPQMAAQGDTHYFVYKEDRAERTVSRIRQLTHQERVQEIAQMIAGANPSENAYQSAKELLALT, encoded by the coding sequence ATGCTTGTAGATCTTAAGATAAAAAATTACGCCTTAATTGAGAAGCTGGAGCTTCAGCCAAGCCCTTTGCTCAACATCATCACGGGTGAGACCGGGGCCGGAAAGTCCATCATGCTGGGGGCCATTGGCCTGCTGCTGGGCAACCGCGCCGACTCCAAACTGCTCTTCAACCAAGCCGAGAAGTGCGTAATTGAGGGTTCCTTCAATATTTCTGAGTACCAGTTGCAAGGCTTTTTTGAGGAAGAGGACCTGGACTTTGAGCCCGTGAGTTTACTTCGCCGCGAAATCAGCCCCAGCGGTAAATCGCGCGCGTTCATCAATGACACGCCCGTCACCCTTGACACGCTGCGTAAGATTGGCGAACATTTAATGGACGTACACTCGCAGCATGACACGCTGCTTCTGGGCGATCAAGGTTACCAGCTGAACATCCTGGATTTGTTTGCGCAGAACGAAAGCCTGAAAGCCCGTTACCAATCTTCGTACCGCACTTATAAAAAGCTGGACCGCGAAAACCAGGACCTGCAAAACCAACTGGCGCAATCGCAAAAAGAGCTGGACTACCACACGTTTCTGTTGAATGAATTGACAGAAGCCAACCTGCAGCCCGAGGAACAGGAAACCAACGAACAGGAACTCAAGCAACTGGAACACGCCGAGGAAATTAAGCTGAAGCTGAGCCAGGCCCTGCAATACCTTTCTGAGAGCGAATACAACGCGGCCTCAGCCATGAAAGATGCCGGGCACCTGGTGAACCAGCTCACGGAGTTCGGGGATAATTTTCAGACCTTGAAGGCCCGCCTGGACAGCTGTTTCATTGAACTCTCTGACATTGCCGGCGAACTGGAAGACGCGGAGCGCAAAACCGAGGCCGACCCGCAACGGGCCGAGCAACTTCAGGAACGCCTGGATTTGATTTACACGCTGCAACGTAAGCATCAGGTCAAAACCATTGACGAACTGTTGGCCATTCAGGCAGACCTGGAGCAGAAAGTAGGCAGCGTGCTGAACCTGGACATGGCCATAGAGAAAAACAAAAAAGCCCTGGCCGCCGCGTTGCAGGAAGTAGAAGATTTTGCCACTCAGCTTTCTCAATCACGCACACAGGTGTTCCCCGTGTTTGAGACGGAACTGCACAGCTTGCTCTCAGAACTGGGCATGCCCAACGCGCGCGTGGTCATTGACCACAAAACCGCCGCACCTAGCCCCACCGGCATTGACGTGGTAAATATTCTGTTCAGCGCGAACAAAGGCGCCGCGCCGCAGACCTTGAGCAAAGCCGCTTCGGGCGGTGAATTCTCGCGTTTGATGCTCTGCGTAAAATATTTGCTCGCCGACAAAACTGCGCTGCCTACTATTATCTTTGACGAAATTGACACCGGTATTTCCGGAGAGATTGCCGTGAAGGTGGGGCGCATGATGCAACAAATGGCCAAAAAGCACCAACTGATCTGTATTTCGCACTTACCCCAAATGGCCGCGCAGGGCGATACGCATTATTTCGTCTACAAAGAAGACCGCGCCGAGCGCACCGTCAGCCGGATCAGGCAGCTCACGCACCAGGAACGCGTGCAGGAAATAGCCCAGATGATTGCCGGCGCCAACCCCTCAGAAAACGCCTACCAAAGCGCGAAGGAGTTACTGGCTTTGACGTAA
- a CDS encoding YtxH domain-containing protein, whose amino-acid sequence MKDNSGKIILALLAGASAGVIAGILMAPEAGEATRGTLKKSASKLGADLESKLQAGMEQLQALSTSAGAMLGRKGGTGSDSGNGGSNVTSSGSTTTATSHLSGNESGGNVGATGNTAGGDQNADSDASRGGRKKASGGDSKGSGGGTNATA is encoded by the coding sequence ATGAAAGACAATAGCGGAAAGATCATTCTGGCTTTGCTGGCAGGCGCCAGTGCCGGGGTGATTGCAGGAATCTTGATGGCCCCGGAAGCAGGTGAAGCCACGCGCGGTACCCTCAAGAAAAGTGCCTCTAAACTAGGTGCTGACCTTGAATCTAAATTACAGGCGGGCATGGAGCAGTTGCAGGCCTTGAGCACCAGCGCAGGCGCCATGTTGGGCCGCAAAGGCGGTACAGGCAGCGACTCAGGCAACGGCGGGTCTAACGTAACCTCCTCAGGCTCTACCACCACGGCTACTTCTCACTTATCTGGCAATGAGTCCGGCGGAAACGTAGGCGCCACTGGCAATACTGCTGGCGGTGACCAAAATGCAGACTCTGACGCCAGCCGTGGCGGACGCAAGAAAGCTTCTGGCGGTGACTCTAAAGGATCTGGCGGCGGAACCAACGCCACTGCCTAA
- a CDS encoding flavoprotein has product MLRHKKIILGVCGSIAAYKAALLVRLLIKAEAEVQVILTTSASAFITPVTLATLSKRPVLTQFVREDQSGLWHNHVELGLWADALVVAPASANTVGKFARGLCDNLLTATYLSARCPVFVAPAMDLDMYQHPAVQENFRLLQSYGNHLIDAGHGELASGLVGQGRLAEPEEIVAILQQHFTPHTLV; this is encoded by the coding sequence ATGCTTCGGCATAAGAAAATAATCTTGGGCGTGTGTGGCAGCATTGCGGCGTACAAAGCGGCTTTGTTGGTGCGCCTGCTCATAAAAGCAGAAGCAGAAGTGCAGGTGATCCTGACCACTTCTGCTTCTGCTTTTATAACCCCGGTCACGCTGGCCACGCTCTCCAAACGCCCCGTGCTCACCCAGTTCGTGCGCGAGGACCAGTCTGGTCTGTGGCACAACCACGTGGAGTTGGGTTTGTGGGCCGATGCCCTGGTGGTGGCCCCGGCCAGCGCCAACACGGTAGGCAAGTTCGCGCGCGGGCTCTGTGATAACCTGTTGACGGCTACGTACCTTTCGGCGCGCTGCCCGGTGTTTGTGGCCCCGGCCATGGACCTGGACATGTACCAGCACCCGGCCGTGCAGGAGAATTTCAGGCTGTTACAGTCTTACGGAAACCACCTGATTGACGCCGGGCACGGGGAATTGGCCAGTGGTCTGGTAGGGCAGGGGCGCCTGGCCGAGCCTGAAGAAATAGTCGCCATTTTACAGCAGCATTTTACCCCTCACACCCTTGTTTAA
- a CDS encoding Kazal-type serine protease inhibitor domain-containing protein produces MKKLLTFLPLAALALAIGCKPTQETAAACIDLAKIDNERACTMQYDPVCGCDGKTYGNACSAQTKGLLSYTKGACPDSTNAN; encoded by the coding sequence ATGAAAAAACTTTTGACATTTCTTCCCCTGGCCGCCCTGGCGCTTGCCATAGGCTGCAAGCCCACTCAGGAGACCGCCGCCGCCTGCATTGACCTTGCCAAAATTGACAATGAGCGCGCCTGCACCATGCAGTATGACCCTGTCTGCGGTTGCGATGGCAAGACTTACGGCAACGCCTGTTCCGCCCAAACCAAAGGCCTGCTGTCTTACACCAAAGGCGCCTGCCCAGACTCCACCAACGCCAACTAA
- a CDS encoding DNA-directed RNA polymerase subunit omega produces MAQVPASIVTRNISDLAVETGNVYQSVSIISKRANQIAVKVKEELNSKLAEFATTVDNLEEVFENREQIEISKYYERMPKPTNMAIEEFIEGKVYFRQADDEAQTTSAF; encoded by the coding sequence ATGGCACAAGTTCCAGCATCCATCGTGACCCGCAACATTTCTGACCTGGCGGTAGAGACCGGCAACGTATACCAATCCGTTTCCATCATCTCCAAGCGCGCCAACCAGATTGCGGTGAAGGTGAAAGAAGAATTGAACTCAAAATTAGCCGAGTTTGCAACCACTGTTGACAATCTGGAAGAGGTGTTTGAGAACCGCGAGCAGATTGAAATCTCCAAGTACTATGAGCGTATGCCTAAGCCTACCAACATGGCCATTGAGGAGTTCATTGAAGGCAAGGTGTATTTCCGCCAGGCAGATGACGAAGCGCAGACTACGTCCGCGTTTTAA
- a CDS encoding DUF4835 family protein codes for MYARLIKAVLFCLLFSLGAQAQELQTEVVVNSDQVQATDRQIFQQMQNAMAEIMNNTRWTNDSYRPEERIRCKLFITVRAMPRVGYFEANAQIVASRPTYGSGYETTVFSFVDTKFEFEYNPAQPLQYAPNTYTSNLTALLSFYAYTIIGMDHDSFARLGGAGAYSEANNIINLVSSGGGGPGWSANEDNRNRYWLLNNLIDPQFEPFRAALYTYHRQGLDLLTQDRERARQNILESLKNIQQMVRLRPGTAVMRAFFEAKASELSSTFSTATPAQKQQAYELLTQMDPTNRPKYDVLLQR; via the coding sequence ATGTACGCAAGATTGATAAAGGCCGTGCTTTTCTGCCTGCTGTTCTCGTTGGGCGCACAGGCGCAGGAACTGCAGACCGAAGTGGTGGTGAACAGTGATCAGGTGCAGGCCACCGACCGGCAGATTTTCCAGCAGATGCAAAACGCCATGGCCGAAATCATGAACAACACCCGCTGGACTAATGACTCGTACCGGCCCGAAGAGCGCATACGGTGCAAGTTGTTCATCACGGTGCGCGCCATGCCGCGGGTGGGGTATTTTGAGGCCAACGCCCAGATTGTGGCCAGTCGGCCCACGTACGGCAGCGGCTATGAAACCACGGTTTTCTCGTTTGTAGACACCAAGTTTGAGTTTGAGTACAACCCGGCGCAGCCGCTGCAATACGCGCCCAACACTTACACCAGCAACTTAACCGCGCTGCTTTCTTTTTACGCCTACACCATCATCGGAATGGACCACGACAGCTTTGCCAGGTTAGGTGGGGCAGGGGCGTATTCTGAGGCCAACAACATCATCAACCTGGTTTCTTCAGGCGGGGGCGGGCCCGGTTGGAGCGCCAACGAAGACAACCGCAACCGCTATTGGTTGTTGAACAATTTGATTGACCCGCAGTTTGAGCCGTTCAGGGCCGCCCTGTACACCTACCACCGCCAGGGCCTGGACCTTCTCACCCAAGACCGCGAACGCGCCCGCCAGAATATTCTGGAGTCTCTCAAGAACATTCAGCAGATGGTGCGGTTGCGCCCCGGCACAGCGGTGATGCGGGCATTTTTTGAGGCCAAGGCCAGCGAACTTTCCAGCACGTTCTCCACCGCCACGCCCGCCCAAAAACAGCAAGCCTACGAACTGCTCACCCAAATGGACCCCACCAACCGGCCAAAATACGATGTGCTGCTACAGCGTTAA
- a CDS encoding YtxH domain-containing protein, with protein sequence MNDNSKVLIAAAAGAAAGVIAGLLMAPSAGKESREGLLKIAGQVAEGFNGQVATYLEKFSGIASMLNGLGADSTSTMSVGADASTGVTADGNRG encoded by the coding sequence ATGAACGACAACTCCAAAGTTTTGATCGCTGCCGCTGCTGGTGCCGCCGCAGGTGTAATTGCCGGTTTATTAATGGCCCCCAGTGCCGGGAAAGAGTCACGTGAAGGCCTTTTGAAAATTGCCGGTCAGGTGGCAGAAGGCTTCAACGGGCAGGTGGCCACGTACCTGGAGAAATTCAGCGGCATCGCCAGCATGCTCAATGGCCTGGGCGCTGACAGCACCTCTACCATGTCTGTGGGCGCAGACGCCTCTACCGGCGTTACCGCAGACGGAAACCGCGGCTAA